One stretch of Asterias rubens chromosome 8, eAstRub1.3, whole genome shotgun sequence DNA includes these proteins:
- the LOC117293809 gene encoding methyltransferase-like protein 7A — protein sequence MAATPGNDAGPPPTSTMESEGIFSSVAFFYSSRVLLLVVVLWVIHVVFIRYIQPPIMAYFLNRMRTVYNKAMDSFKQELLKDLESLRPEKSTESEKESVEEPAANGQTTPGITVLEIGVGAGANFKYYPEGTEVVGIEPNPSFAGYLGKNAAEYYPRVRLQRTVVAYAEDLRGHVDDSSVDAVVSTLVLCSVKDVDAVIKEAKRVLKPGGKFYFLEHVCAEPGTWVRTIQWLIHPVWFYFGDGCQLMQTPWVNVDQAGFSKVLYKKFLAHPKLIRLIRPHVMGFATK from the exons ATGGCCGCTACACCTGGAAACGACGCCGGACCTCCGCCAACTTCAACCATGGAGTCGGAAGGAATCTTCTCGTCTGTGGCATTCTTTTACAGTTCTCGAGTTTTGCTTCTTGTTGTTGTGCTTTGGGTCATCCATGTGGTGTTCATCAGATATATCCAGCCCCCCATTATGGCCTACTTCTTAAACCGTATGCGGACCGTGTACAACAAGGCGATGGATAGTTTCAAACAAGAGCTGCTCAAAGATTTGGAGAGTCTTCGTCCTGAAAAGTCAACAGAATCCGAGAAAGAATCCGTAGAGGAACCTGCTGCAAATGGCCAGACGACTCCAGGTATAACAGTTCTGGAGATTGGAGTTGGTGCTGGTGCAAATTTTAAGTACTATCCCGAAGGAACTGAGGTTGTTGGAATTGAACCGAATCCGAGTTTTGCCGGCTACCTCGGGAAGAACGCTGCCGAGTACTACCCACGGGTTCGTCTGCAACGCACGGTGGTGGCGTATGCCGAGGATCTCCGCGGACATGTTGATGACAGCAGCGTGGATGCGGTGGTCAGCACCCTTGTGCTCTGCAGTGTCAAGGACGTTGATGCAGTGATAAAAGAGGCAAAACGTGTTCTTAAACCG GGTGGAAAGTTCTACTTTCTGGAACATGTATGCGCCGAACCAGGGACATGGGTGCGCACCATCCAGTGGTTGATCCATCCAGTATGGTTTTACTTTGGAGATGGCTGCCAGTTAATGCAGACACCATGGGTCAACGTTGACCAGGCCGGCTTCTCCAAGGTCCTCTATAAGAAGTTCCTTGCCCATCCTAAGTTAATCCGATTGATACGCCCCCATGTGATGGGTTTTGCAACCAAGTAA
- the LOC117293808 gene encoding WD repeat-containing protein 55-like, which translates to MAATMSENVSNLEDCAKDDSVSDSDEASNNSEEEEAESESESEEEGNSEDEEEDDDESEAPKPKTILCDDMISRLCCHPSDNILAGAMMDGTVKLYSFSPEMPSEEIMSLPAHQKACRGVAFSDDGKTLYTISRDKSLRVFDANTGQTTQQFLKAHDSPLYCLLVADENLIATADDDGQFKVWDLRKKHAIMEVKENEDYISEMAIDKARRIIVATSGDGTMSSFNIRRRKFVMKSENVQNEMMTITLVKDGKKIVCGASDGALNIYNWNEFGDLSDRFPGHPQSVDCCVALTDSIVFTGSMDGMIRAVSILPNRFLGVVGDHGDFPIESLAVTPDKQVLISCSHDQKIKFWNVSHLLKKDVDPQAKAEPKNKFRHFNAKGKHENFFSGLK; encoded by the exons ATGGCGGCCACCATGTCGGAAAACGTGAGCAACCTTGAGGACTGTGCTAAAGATGATTCTGTCTCTGATTCAGATGAAGCCAGCAATAattctgaagaagaagaagcagaaTCGGAAAGTGAAAGTGAGGAAGAGGGGAATagtgaagatgaagaagaagacgaTGACGAATCGGAG GCACCCAAACCCAAGACCATTTTGTGTGATGATATGATATCCAGATTATGTTGTCATCCAAGTGATAACATCCTGGCTGGAGCTATGATGGATGGCACTGTTAAACT GTATTCTTTTTCACCAGAAATGCCAAGTGAAGAGATTATGTCCTTGCCAGCTCATCAGAAAGCCTGTAGGGGTGTGGCCTTCTCAGATGATGGTAAAA CACTCTACACAATTTCAAGGGACAAGTCACTAAGGGTTTTTGATGCCAACACTGGACAGACGACACAGCAGTTTCTTAAGGCACATGATAGCCCCCTCTACTGTTTACTGGTTGCTGATGAGAATCTTATTGCCACAGCTGATGATGATGGTCAATTCAAA GTGTGGGATCTGAGAAAGAAACATGCTATTATGGAAGTAAAGGAGAATGAAGATTACATCAGTGAAATGGCCATTGACAAGGCTAGACGGATCATTGTGGCAACGAG tggtgATGGTACAATGTCTTCTTTCAACATCAGACGAAGGAAGTTTGTGATGAAATCAGAGAATGTTCAGAACGAGATGATGACAATAACACTAGTAAAG GATGGAAAGAAAATTGTGTGCGGAGCGAGTGACGGCGCCCTCAACATCTACAACTGGAATGAGTTTGGTGATCTGAGTGACCGCTTCCCCGGTCACCCACAGTCTGTTGATTGCTGTGTGGCACTCACTGATAGCATTGTGTTTACTGGCAGCATGGATGGAATGATCAG AGCCGTCAGCATCCTCCCAAATCGTTTCCTTGGTGTGGTTGGAGACCACGGTGACTTCCCAATTGAGTCTCTCGCGGTCACCCCAGACAAACAGGTCCTCATCAGTTGCTCCCACGACCAGAAAATTAAATTCTGGAACGTGTCGCACCTCCTCAAGAAAGATGTGGACCCCCAGGCTAAGGCTGAACCCAAGAATAAATTCAGACATTTCAACGCCAAGGGAAAGCATGAGAACTTCTTTTCTGGTCTGaaataa